The Ornithinimicrobium faecis genome includes a window with the following:
- the leuA gene encoding 2-isopropylmalate synthase: MTATQTTPVTTTAVTPAVAAERNPQQPSGMPFSRYSAYPAVDLPDRTWPTKTITTAPRWCAVDLRDGNQALIDPMTPDRKKRMFELLVSMGYKEIEVGFPAASQTDFDFVRMLIEEDLIPDDVVIQVLTQAREHLIERTYESIAGAKQAIVHLYNSTSTLQRRVVFRANEDEIVDIAVQGARICKKYEEQLPGDTEIFYEYSPESYTGTELEFAARICNAVMDVFVPTPDKPVIINLPATVEMATPNVYADSIEWMGRNLNHRENVILSLHPHNDRGTGVAAAELGYLAGADRIEGCLFGNGERTGNVCLVTLGMNLFTQGIDPQIDFSSIDEVRRTVEHCNQLPVPERHPWGGDLVFTAFSGSHQDAIKKGFEALEVDAAEAGVPVDEFRWEVPYLPVDPKDVGRTYEAVIRVNSQSGKGGVAYVMKTERKLDLPRRMQIEFSQVVQRRTDTEGGEMSPSAIWSEFQEEYLEQTGPVVIKDFSITHESGETEQDVLTATISVDGVEHEVEGHGNGPVSAFVHALEGVGVDVRVLDYSEHAMSAGDDANAAAYVECAVNGQVRWGVGIHPSIVTASLNAVCSALNRPTVTEG; this comes from the coding sequence ACCTGGCCGACCAAGACCATCACCACGGCCCCGCGCTGGTGCGCAGTCGACCTGCGCGACGGCAACCAGGCCCTGATCGACCCGATGACCCCGGACCGCAAGAAGCGCATGTTCGAGCTGCTGGTCTCCATGGGCTACAAGGAGATCGAGGTCGGGTTCCCGGCCGCGAGCCAGACCGACTTCGACTTCGTGCGGATGCTCATCGAGGAGGACCTGATCCCCGATGACGTCGTCATCCAGGTGCTGACCCAGGCCCGCGAGCACCTGATCGAGCGCACCTACGAGTCGATCGCTGGGGCCAAGCAGGCCATCGTGCACCTCTACAACTCGACCTCGACGCTGCAGCGCCGCGTGGTCTTCCGTGCCAACGAGGACGAGATCGTCGACATCGCGGTGCAGGGCGCCCGCATCTGCAAGAAGTATGAGGAGCAGTTGCCCGGGGACACCGAGATCTTCTACGAGTACTCCCCCGAGTCCTACACCGGCACCGAGCTGGAGTTTGCCGCGCGGATCTGCAACGCGGTGATGGACGTCTTTGTCCCGACGCCGGACAAGCCGGTCATCATCAACCTGCCGGCGACCGTCGAGATGGCCACCCCGAATGTGTATGCCGACTCGATCGAGTGGATGGGCCGCAACCTCAACCACCGCGAGAACGTCATCCTGAGCCTGCACCCACACAACGACCGGGGCACCGGCGTGGCCGCGGCCGAGCTGGGCTATCTGGCTGGCGCGGACCGCATCGAGGGCTGCCTGTTCGGCAACGGCGAGCGCACCGGCAACGTCTGCCTGGTGACGCTGGGCATGAACCTGTTCACCCAGGGCATCGACCCGCAGATCGACTTCTCGAGCATCGATGAGGTCCGCCGCACCGTCGAGCACTGCAACCAGCTGCCGGTGCCGGAGCGACACCCGTGGGGCGGCGACCTGGTCTTCACCGCGTTCTCCGGCTCGCACCAGGACGCCATCAAGAAGGGCTTCGAGGCTCTGGAGGTCGACGCCGCGGAGGCAGGTGTCCCCGTGGACGAGTTCCGCTGGGAGGTGCCGTATCTGCCGGTCGACCCCAAGGACGTGGGCCGCACCTATGAGGCCGTGATCCGGGTGAACAGCCAGTCAGGCAAGGGTGGCGTCGCGTATGTGATGAAGACCGAGCGCAAGCTGGACCTGCCGCGGCGGATGCAGATCGAGTTCAGCCAGGTCGTGCAGCGGCGCACCGACACCGAGGGCGGTGAGATGTCCCCGTCCGCGATCTGGAGCGAGTTCCAGGAGGAATATCTGGAGCAGACCGGCCCGGTCGTGATCAAGGACTTCTCGATCACCCACGAGTCCGGTGAGACCGAGCAGGATGTGCTGACCGCGACCATCTCGGTGGACGGGGTCGAGCACGAGGTCGAGGGGCACGGGAACGGCCCGGTCTCGGCGTTCGTGCACGCCCTCGAGGGCGTGGGTGTCGACGTGCGGGTGCTCGACTACTCCGAGCACGCGATGTCAGCCGGCGACGACGCTAACGCCGCAGCCTATGTCGAGTGCGCCGTCAACGGCCAGGTGCGCTGGGGCGTCGGGATCCACCCGAGCATCGTCACGGCCTCGCTGAATGCCGTCTGCAGCGCGCTGAACCGCCCCACAGTCACCGAGGGGTGA
- a CDS encoding GAP family protein has protein sequence MEIATIGALVGLALVDSTSFGTLGVPVWMLVQPRLRVSAVLTYLGVIALFYWLLGVALLAGAGALVGSDWLGDVIDSGPVLWAQLAVGVALFALSFLFTKKRGEARRARRGDRQTRMQRWTARAVGPDATLGTVTGVALAAGLVEAASMLPYLAAIGLLTASGWGVATGAGVLVGYVVVMTLPALFLLGLRLVAARQAEPVLAKLNGWMQRNKDEMLGWVLGIVGFLLAADAASRLFGDDAAAAGGAAIATAGAAAAQFLG, from the coding sequence ATGGAGATCGCAACAATCGGGGCGCTGGTCGGCCTCGCCCTCGTGGACAGCACGAGTTTCGGGACCCTCGGTGTGCCCGTCTGGATGCTGGTCCAGCCACGGCTGAGGGTCAGCGCCGTGCTGACTTATCTCGGCGTGATCGCCCTGTTCTATTGGCTGCTCGGCGTCGCACTCCTGGCCGGAGCCGGCGCCCTGGTCGGCTCCGACTGGCTGGGTGATGTGATCGACTCCGGGCCGGTCCTGTGGGCCCAGCTCGCGGTGGGTGTCGCCCTGTTTGCGCTCAGCTTCTTGTTCACCAAGAAGCGCGGCGAGGCCCGCCGCGCACGCCGTGGTGACCGCCAGACCCGGATGCAGCGCTGGACCGCGCGGGCTGTGGGCCCGGATGCCACGCTCGGCACGGTGACCGGGGTGGCGCTCGCGGCCGGGCTGGTCGAGGCAGCGTCGATGCTGCCCTATCTCGCCGCCATCGGCCTGCTCACGGCATCGGGCTGGGGCGTGGCTACTGGGGCAGGCGTCCTCGTGGGCTATGTCGTCGTGATGACCCTCCCCGCCCTGTTCCTGCTCGGTCTGCGGCTGGTCGCGGCACGGCAGGCAGAGCCGGTGTTGGCCAAGCTCAACGGCTGGATGCAGCGCAACAAGGACGAGATGCTCGGCTGGGTGCTCGGCATCGTCGGCTTCCTGCTGGCGGCCGATGCCGCGAGCCGGCTGTTCGGCGACGACGCAGCCGCCGCCGGAGGCGCTGCGATTGCAACTGCCGGAGCGGCCGCCGCCCAGTTCCTTGGCTGA
- a CDS encoding GlxA family transcriptional regulator, protein MSGHRRPHRVPHRVVVLCIEPLVGFDMTLVPQVLEAARDPQGERYYEVRVASLDGGPVRTHKGYAVVPDHGPETLPWAQTVVIPGMKHPVIRGEGRTTPELEAAWALLAPGTRKVSVCTGAFALGALGVLDGLRATTHWEHAEEFRALFPQVDLDPDVLFVDEGDVLTSAGLGAGIDLCLHLIRADFGVEAANNAARGCVVPPWREGGQAQFIEHPVPPRPEQSTAATRAWASANLRTVTRVEDLVTHARMSERTLSRRFRAETGLSPQQWLLQARLQRALELLERTDLPVDRVAEEAGFGTAAALRHRMRQGLATTPQAYRLTFAGPAAGPRKGPVAGPRAAAVTGRREGAVAGPRAGATAGSRKEAAAVQPGT, encoded by the coding sequence ATGAGTGGTCATCGCCGTCCGCACCGTGTCCCGCACCGTGTCGTGGTGCTCTGCATCGAGCCGCTGGTCGGCTTCGACATGACGTTGGTCCCGCAGGTGCTGGAGGCCGCCCGGGACCCGCAGGGCGAGCGTTACTACGAGGTGCGCGTCGCCTCGCTCGATGGCGGCCCAGTGCGCACCCACAAGGGGTATGCCGTGGTGCCGGACCACGGCCCAGAGACTCTTCCTTGGGCCCAGACGGTGGTGATCCCGGGGATGAAGCACCCGGTGATCCGCGGTGAGGGCCGCACGACGCCGGAACTCGAGGCGGCATGGGCACTGCTCGCACCCGGCACGCGGAAGGTGTCCGTCTGCACCGGAGCCTTCGCCCTGGGCGCCCTCGGGGTGCTCGACGGGCTCCGCGCCACCACGCACTGGGAGCACGCCGAGGAGTTCCGCGCTCTGTTCCCGCAGGTTGACCTCGACCCCGACGTGCTCTTCGTGGACGAGGGTGACGTGCTGACCTCGGCGGGGCTGGGGGCGGGCATCGACCTGTGCCTGCACCTGATCCGGGCGGACTTCGGGGTCGAGGCGGCCAACAATGCGGCCCGGGGGTGCGTCGTCCCGCCCTGGCGCGAGGGTGGCCAGGCGCAGTTCATCGAGCACCCCGTGCCACCCCGCCCCGAGCAGTCGACGGCTGCCACCCGGGCCTGGGCGAGTGCCAACCTGCGCACCGTGACCCGGGTGGAGGACCTGGTCACCCACGCGCGCATGAGTGAGCGCACCCTGAGCCGCCGGTTCCGCGCCGAGACCGGGCTGTCGCCCCAGCAGTGGCTGCTGCAGGCGCGGTTGCAGCGTGCGCTGGAGCTGCTCGAGCGCACGGATCTGCCGGTGGATCGGGTGGCTGAGGAGGCCGGCTTTGGCACGGCTGCTGCGCTGCGGCACCGGATGCGGCAGGGACTGGCGACCACGCCCCAGGCTTATCGGCTGACCTTTGCCGGCCCGGCGGCGGGGCCGCGAAAAGGGCCAGTGGCCGGGCCGCGAGCAGCGGCCGTGACGGGGCGGCGAGAAGGAGCAGTGGCCGGGCCGCGAGCAGGAGCCACGGCAGGGTCCCGAAAAGAAGCGGCAGCGGTGCAGCCCGGCACCTAG
- a CDS encoding MFS transporter, with protein MPSSPLLRAPHPSPARPRPRIHRAWWVALAGFIAMVGAAGFRSVPGVLIGPLHDEFGWSHGTIGVAVSINLVLYGLFSPFAAALMDRFGIRPVLTVALLLLATGGGLTVFMTEVWHLWLLWGLLVGVGAGSISMAFIATLVNRWFVARRGLVSGVLTAAGAAGQLIFLPAVAWLATNYGWRLPALFVAGTALLVLPLVIYAVRDHPHEIGLEAFGATEDEPTQARAPRTGNAATMALSSLFEAARTRTFWLLAGGFAVCGASTNGLVGTHFVPAAHDHGMPLTAAASLLAIVGVVDIIGTIGSGFLTDRIDPRILLAVYYTLRGLSLMALPALFGPDVQPSMWAFIIFYGLDWVATVPPTVALCQHHFGEKAPMVFGWVFASHQIGAAVAATGAGLIRDIHGSYDFAWLGAGALCLVATAFSLLIPRARQLTPQAVAAG; from the coding sequence ATGCCGTCCTCTCCCCTCCTGCGCGCGCCTCACCCGAGTCCGGCGCGCCCCCGGCCACGCATCCACCGAGCGTGGTGGGTCGCCCTGGCTGGCTTCATCGCCATGGTCGGAGCAGCCGGGTTCCGTTCGGTGCCGGGCGTGCTGATCGGCCCACTGCACGATGAGTTCGGGTGGTCGCACGGCACGATCGGTGTGGCTGTCTCGATCAACCTGGTCCTGTATGGCCTGTTCTCACCCTTCGCGGCGGCCCTGATGGATCGCTTCGGGATCAGGCCGGTCCTCACGGTGGCCCTCCTCCTGCTAGCAACCGGCGGAGGGCTCACGGTCTTCATGACCGAGGTCTGGCACCTGTGGCTCCTGTGGGGCCTGCTGGTCGGGGTCGGTGCTGGCTCGATCTCCATGGCCTTCATCGCGACCCTGGTCAACCGCTGGTTCGTCGCGCGCAGAGGTCTGGTCAGCGGCGTGCTCACCGCGGCCGGCGCCGCCGGTCAACTCATCTTCCTGCCAGCCGTCGCCTGGCTGGCCACGAACTATGGCTGGCGCCTGCCGGCGCTGTTCGTGGCCGGCACGGCACTGTTGGTCCTGCCGCTGGTGATCTATGCGGTGCGGGACCACCCGCACGAGATCGGGCTTGAGGCGTTCGGCGCCACTGAGGACGAGCCCACCCAGGCCCGCGCGCCTCGCACCGGAAACGCCGCCACGATGGCCCTGTCGAGCCTGTTCGAGGCGGCGCGCACGCGCACCTTCTGGCTGCTGGCTGGAGGCTTTGCCGTGTGCGGCGCGTCGACCAATGGCCTGGTGGGGACCCACTTTGTCCCGGCCGCCCACGACCACGGCATGCCGTTGACCGCTGCGGCGAGCCTCCTCGCGATCGTCGGCGTCGTCGACATCATCGGCACGATCGGCAGCGGGTTCCTCACCGACCGGATTGACCCGCGGATCCTGCTGGCGGTCTACTACACCCTGCGCGGCCTCTCCCTGATGGCGCTGCCCGCGCTGTTCGGCCCGGACGTGCAGCCCAGCATGTGGGCGTTCATCATCTTCTACGGTCTGGACTGGGTCGCGACCGTCCCCCCGACGGTGGCCCTGTGCCAGCATCACTTCGGCGAGAAGGCACCGATGGTCTTCGGCTGGGTCTTCGCCTCGCACCAGATCGGGGCCGCTGTCGCAGCAACGGGCGCGGGGCTGATCCGTGACATCCACGGGTCCTATGACTTCGCCTGGTTGGGGGCTGGTGCCCTGTGTCTGGTTGCCACCGCGTTCTCGCTGCTGATCCCGCGGGCGAGGCAGCTCACCCCACAGGCTGTGGCTGCTGGCTGA
- a CDS encoding VOC family protein, with amino-acid sequence MDQRLSLVTLGVRDLDRATAFYAALGWEPAASPEGVVFFQTGGIVVALWDRAALEVDSCTEDSGGWGGVTLAYNVNSREEVDEVIEEAQAAGATIGRSGGGTFWGGYSGVFIDPEGHPWEVAHNPFWSVTEDGQTILGDGRG; translated from the coding sequence ATGGATCAGAGACTGAGCCTGGTGACCCTGGGCGTGCGTGACCTGGACCGGGCGACCGCCTTCTATGCCGCACTGGGCTGGGAGCCTGCGGCCTCACCCGAGGGCGTGGTGTTCTTCCAGACCGGGGGCATCGTCGTCGCGCTGTGGGACCGCGCTGCCCTCGAGGTCGACTCGTGCACCGAGGACTCCGGAGGGTGGGGCGGGGTCACACTCGCCTACAACGTGAACAGCCGCGAGGAGGTCGACGAGGTGATCGAGGAGGCGCAGGCTGCCGGTGCGACCATCGGGCGGTCGGGCGGCGGCACCTTCTGGGGTGGCTATTCCGGCGTCTTCATCGACCCGGAGGGGCATCCGTGGGAGGTTGCCCACAACCCCTTCTGGAGCGTGACCGAGGACGGCCAGACGATCCTGGGCGACGGTCGGGGCTGA
- a CDS encoding NAD(P)H-hydrate epimerase codes for MIRAFDIPAVRAAEAATGEALTSGDLMQRAANALAVVVLARARERQATSVVVLVGPGDNGADALYAAAHLSEHLPVVVVQVGDQVHQEGLAAATSAGVPRLRVARTRKALTQPVRQALDEADVVVDGLLGIGGRPGLTGAMAGLAEAIPESALVIAVDLPSGADPEGVAPLDVAVHADETVTFGLAKPVHVLPATRPAVGRLTVVDIGVEEPAAAAVEQLTGADVPALWPVPGATDDKYSRGVLGVIAGGARYPGAAVLAVSAAAEAGVGMVRYVGPDAASQQVLNAVPEAVPGHGQVQAWVIGPGIPTDEGTSDVRRQVEACRNALASDLPVVVDAGALDLIEGPREAPTLLTPHAGELARMLSRMEVGRVFHRNQISAAPLLHARRLVELTGATVLLKGATTLVVSPDADRPVRVQSDAPAWLATAGAGDVLAGLVGTLVAAGLDLLDAGSLAALVHGLAAHHANPGGPVRALGVARAIPWTVADLLGASAT; via the coding sequence GTGATCCGCGCCTTCGACATCCCTGCAGTCCGTGCCGCTGAGGCCGCCACCGGTGAGGCTCTGACGTCTGGCGATCTGATGCAGCGGGCCGCGAACGCCCTCGCCGTCGTGGTCCTCGCCCGGGCGAGGGAACGGCAGGCCACCTCGGTCGTGGTCCTGGTCGGCCCGGGGGACAACGGCGCAGATGCCCTGTATGCCGCAGCGCACCTGTCCGAGCACCTCCCCGTGGTCGTGGTGCAGGTGGGAGACCAGGTGCACCAGGAGGGCCTGGCCGCCGCGACCAGCGCTGGCGTGCCGCGGCTGCGGGTGGCCCGCACCCGCAAGGCGCTGACCCAGCCGGTGCGGCAGGCCCTGGACGAGGCCGATGTCGTCGTGGACGGCCTGCTCGGCATCGGGGGACGTCCGGGACTGACCGGCGCGATGGCCGGCCTGGCTGAGGCCATCCCCGAGTCTGCCCTCGTGATCGCTGTGGACCTGCCCAGTGGCGCCGACCCCGAGGGGGTGGCACCACTCGACGTCGCCGTGCACGCGGATGAGACCGTGACCTTCGGCCTGGCCAAGCCGGTCCACGTGCTGCCCGCCACGCGTCCGGCCGTCGGCCGGTTGACGGTGGTCGACATCGGGGTGGAGGAGCCAGCGGCCGCTGCGGTCGAGCAGCTCACCGGCGCAGACGTGCCCGCCCTCTGGCCGGTGCCGGGCGCCACCGACGACAAATACTCCCGCGGGGTCCTTGGCGTGATCGCTGGGGGCGCGCGCTATCCCGGAGCCGCGGTTCTCGCCGTGAGCGCGGCAGCCGAGGCCGGGGTCGGCATGGTCCGCTATGTCGGCCCCGATGCCGCGTCACAGCAGGTGCTCAATGCCGTGCCCGAGGCGGTCCCCGGTCACGGGCAGGTGCAGGCCTGGGTGATCGGACCCGGCATCCCCACCGACGAGGGCACCTCAGACGTGCGACGTCAGGTGGAGGCCTGCCGCAATGCTTTGGCCTCCGACCTGCCGGTTGTGGTTGACGCCGGAGCTCTCGACCTGATTGAGGGACCGCGCGAGGCGCCGACGCTGTTGACCCCTCACGCCGGAGAGCTCGCCCGGATGCTCAGTCGGATGGAGGTGGGGCGTGTCTTCCACCGCAACCAGATCAGCGCTGCGCCGCTGCTGCACGCGCGCCGTCTCGTCGAGCTGACCGGTGCCACCGTCCTGCTCAAGGGCGCCACCACCCTCGTGGTGTCCCCAGACGCCGACCGTCCGGTCCGCGTCCAGTCGGACGCTCCGGCCTGGTTGGCCACCGCCGGCGCGGGCGACGTGCTCGCGGGGCTGGTCGGCACCCTCGTGGCCGCCGGTCTCGACCTGCTCGACGCCGGCTCGCTCGCCGCCCTGGTGCACGGCCTGGCCGCGCACCACGCTAACCCCGGCGGTCCGGTGCGCGCGCTGGGCGTGGCCCGGGCGATCCCGTGGACCGTGGCCGACCTGCTCGGTGCCTCCGCCACCTGA
- a CDS encoding holo-ACP synthase — MIIGVGIDVVDIARFGDSLERTPRLLDRLFTDEEKSLRLPSLAARFAAKEALAKSLGAPVGLSWTDATVRRADWGRPELVVIGTVQARAQELGVTSFHVSLSHDAGVASAVVIAEG, encoded by the coding sequence ATGATCATCGGGGTGGGCATCGACGTGGTCGACATCGCCCGCTTCGGTGACTCCCTGGAGCGCACCCCGCGGCTGCTCGACCGGTTGTTCACCGACGAGGAGAAGTCGCTGCGGCTGCCCTCTCTCGCAGCCCGGTTCGCCGCCAAGGAGGCCCTGGCCAAGTCCCTCGGGGCGCCCGTCGGGCTGAGTTGGACCGACGCCACGGTCCGCCGCGCGGACTGGGGTCGCCCGGAGCTGGTCGTCATCGGCACGGTGCAGGCACGCGCCCAGGAGTTGGGCGTCACCTCCTTCCACGTCTCGCTGTCCCACGACGCGGGAGTCGCCTCCGCGGTCGTCATCGCCGAGGGCTGA
- the glmS gene encoding glutamine--fructose-6-phosphate transaminase (isomerizing), translated as MCGIVGYVGPDSSGKALEVVMDGLTRLEYRGYDSAGVALVGDGEIVGAKRAGKLTNLTSALAEQPLPNTTTAIGHTRWATHGGPTNENAHPHRGGTDRKLALVHNGIIENFHSLRKQLLAEGVEFSSETDTEVVAHLVSRAYDQAGDLTDAMREVVNTLHGAFTLLAVHADQPDRVVGARRNSPLVVGLGEGENFLGSDVAAFIGYTRHALELGQDQIVTITPDSYTVINFDGTPSDGKAYEVTWDAAAAEKGGFDTFMEKEIHDQPHAVADTLLGRTDETGSLVLDEMGMSEEDLRAIDKMVIVACGTAAYAGMVAKYAIERWARIPVEVELAHEFRYRDPVIDEKTLVVSISQSGETMDTLMAVRHAKELGARTISICNTHGSTIPRESDGVLYTHAGPEIAVASTKAFLAQITASYILGLYLVQVRRDKREGVAEVMAELQAIPAKIESLLEGMDRVKEIARFMADTRAVLFLGRHVGFPVAMEGALKLKELAYIHAEGFAAGELKHGPIALIEPGQPVFVVVPSPDSEHGLHGKVVSNIQEIRARGARTLVIAEEGDEDVVPFADEVIRVPRTQALLAPLLTVVPLQVFALELSTAKGLDVDQPRNLAKSVTVE; from the coding sequence ATGTGTGGAATCGTGGGCTATGTCGGCCCGGACAGCAGTGGCAAGGCCCTCGAGGTCGTCATGGACGGACTGACCCGTCTGGAGTATCGCGGCTATGACTCCGCTGGGGTCGCGCTGGTGGGTGACGGTGAGATTGTGGGGGCCAAACGCGCCGGCAAGCTGACCAACCTGACCAGCGCTCTGGCGGAGCAGCCGCTGCCGAACACCACGACCGCGATCGGGCACACCCGGTGGGCGACCCACGGCGGGCCGACCAACGAGAACGCCCACCCGCACCGCGGTGGCACGGACCGCAAGCTGGCCCTGGTCCACAACGGCATCATCGAGAACTTCCACAGCCTGCGCAAGCAGCTCCTCGCCGAGGGTGTCGAGTTCTCCTCCGAGACCGACACGGAGGTCGTCGCGCACCTGGTCTCCCGCGCCTACGACCAGGCCGGGGACCTGACCGACGCCATGCGCGAGGTCGTCAACACCCTGCACGGCGCCTTCACCCTGCTGGCCGTGCACGCGGACCAGCCGGACCGGGTCGTCGGCGCGCGGCGCAACTCCCCGCTGGTGGTCGGGCTGGGCGAGGGCGAGAACTTCCTCGGCTCCGACGTCGCGGCCTTCATCGGCTACACCCGCCACGCTCTCGAGCTCGGGCAGGACCAGATCGTCACGATCACCCCCGACAGCTACACCGTCATCAACTTCGACGGCACCCCCAGCGACGGCAAGGCCTATGAGGTGACCTGGGACGCCGCCGCTGCCGAGAAGGGTGGCTTCGACACCTTCATGGAGAAGGAGATCCACGACCAGCCGCACGCCGTCGCCGACACCCTCCTGGGGCGCACCGACGAGACCGGCAGCCTGGTCCTGGACGAGATGGGCATGTCCGAGGAGGACCTGCGCGCCATCGACAAGATGGTCATCGTTGCCTGCGGCACCGCGGCGTATGCCGGCATGGTCGCCAAGTATGCGATCGAGCGGTGGGCGCGGATCCCGGTGGAAGTGGAACTCGCCCATGAGTTCAGGTATCGCGACCCCGTCATCGACGAGAAGACCCTGGTGGTCTCGATCAGCCAGTCGGGCGAGACGATGGACACCCTGATGGCCGTCCGGCACGCCAAGGAGCTCGGCGCCCGCACCATCTCCATCTGCAACACGCACGGCTCCACGATCCCGCGCGAGTCTGACGGCGTGCTCTACACCCACGCCGGCCCGGAGATCGCGGTCGCCTCGACCAAGGCCTTCCTGGCCCAGATCACCGCGAGCTACATCCTCGGCCTCTATCTCGTGCAGGTGCGCCGCGACAAGCGGGAGGGCGTCGCCGAGGTGATGGCCGAGTTGCAGGCGATCCCGGCGAAGATCGAGTCCCTGCTCGAGGGCATGGACCGGGTCAAGGAGATCGCCCGCTTCATGGCTGACACCCGCGCGGTGCTCTTCCTGGGCCGTCACGTCGGTTTCCCTGTCGCGATGGAGGGTGCCCTCAAGCTCAAGGAGTTGGCCTATATCCACGCCGAGGGCTTCGCCGCCGGCGAGCTCAAGCACGGCCCGATCGCGCTGATCGAGCCGGGCCAGCCGGTCTTTGTGGTGGTCCCGTCGCCGGACTCCGAGCACGGTCTGCACGGCAAGGTGGTCTCCAACATCCAGGAGATCCGCGCCCGTGGCGCCCGCACCCTGGTCATCGCCGAGGAGGGCGACGAGGACGTGGTGCCGTTCGCCGACGAGGTCATCCGCGTCCCGCGCACCCAGGCCCTGCTGGCGCCGTTGCTGACCGTCGTGCCGCTGCAGGTCTTCGCCCTCGAGCTGTCCACGGCCAAGGGCCTGGACGTCGACCAGCCCCGCAACCTGGCCAAGTCGGTCACCGTCGAGTGA
- the coaA gene encoding type I pantothenate kinase, with amino-acid sequence MASNGAALHSPYVELDRAGWAALRDQHPMLLSHEDITRLRGLGERLDMEEIEQVYLPLSRLLSFYERETEQLHQVTSDFLGERRERTPFVIGVAGSVAVGKSTTARILQALIQRWESEPTVELVTTDGFLYPNKVLNERNLMARKGYPESYDRRALLRFVMEVKSGKPEVRAPVYSHLTYDIVPGQEVVVRRPDVLIVEGLNVLQPPRQHSDGRTGLSVSDFFDFSVYVDAKQDLIKKWYVDRFQELRHTAFSQPESFFRRYASLDDDAAEDMAESIWDAINAPNLVENILPTRGRATLVLSKGEDHAVNRVRLRRL; translated from the coding sequence ATGGCTTCCAACGGCGCCGCCTTGCACTCCCCCTACGTCGAGCTCGACCGGGCGGGATGGGCGGCGCTGCGTGATCAACACCCGATGCTGCTGTCCCACGAGGACATCACCCGGTTGCGCGGTCTCGGCGAGCGCCTCGACATGGAGGAGATCGAGCAGGTCTATCTGCCGCTGTCCCGGTTGCTGTCCTTTTATGAGCGTGAGACCGAGCAGTTGCACCAGGTCACCAGCGACTTCCTCGGCGAGCGTCGCGAGCGCACACCGTTCGTGATCGGGGTCGCCGGGTCGGTCGCGGTCGGCAAGTCGACGACGGCCCGCATCCTGCAGGCCCTGATCCAGCGCTGGGAGTCCGAGCCGACCGTCGAGCTGGTCACCACCGACGGCTTCCTCTATCCCAACAAGGTGCTCAACGAGCGCAACCTGATGGCCCGCAAGGGTTATCCGGAGAGCTATGACCGCCGAGCCCTGCTCCGGTTCGTCATGGAGGTCAAGTCCGGCAAGCCGGAGGTGCGGGCGCCGGTCTACTCCCACCTGACCTATGACATCGTCCCCGGCCAGGAGGTGGTGGTGCGCCGCCCCGACGTGCTCATCGTCGAGGGGCTCAACGTGCTGCAGCCGCCCCGCCAGCACAGTGACGGCCGCACGGGGCTGTCGGTGTCGGACTTCTTCGACTTCTCCGTCTATGTCGACGCCAAGCAGGACCTGATCAAGAAGTGGTATGTCGATCGCTTCCAGGAGCTGCGGCACACCGCCTTCAGCCAGCCCGAGTCCTTCTTCCGCCGCTATGCCAGCCTCGATGACGACGCGGCAGAGGACATGGCAGAGAGCATCTGGGACGCCATCAACGCGCCAAACCTCGTCGAGAACATCCTGCCGACCCGCGGCCGCGCCACCCTCGTGCTGAGCAAGGGCGAGGACCACGCGGTCAACCGGGTGCGGCTGCGCCGCCTCTGA